The following proteins come from a genomic window of Nocardiopsis sp. YSL2:
- the ruvB gene encoding Holliday junction branch migration DNA helicase RuvB, translated as MEPTDEPSAYERDAVSPDVHGDERQLEGALRPRALTEFVGQERVREQLSLVLHSAQRRGRAPDHILMSGGPGLGKTTLAMIIAGELGVPLRISSGPAIERSGDLAAVLSTLQEGEVLFLDEIHRMARPAEEMLYVAMEDFRVDVVVGKGPGATAIPIEIAPFTLVGATTRAGMLPAPLRDRFGFTAHMDFYRPDELELILHRSAGLLGAPIEDDAAREIAGRSRGTPRIANRLLRRVRDYAEVRGDGRLTLDTARAALRLYEVDELGMDRLDRAILDVLLRRFRGGPVGLSTLAVSVGEEAETVEVVAEPFLVRSGFLARTPRGRVATPQAWAHMGLTPPPDAAFGAAAAAGAPGSNGSNGAAQP; from the coding sequence ATGGAACCCACGGACGAGCCGTCGGCCTACGAGCGCGACGCCGTCTCACCCGACGTCCACGGTGACGAACGGCAGCTCGAGGGTGCCCTGCGCCCCCGGGCGCTGACCGAGTTCGTCGGGCAGGAGCGCGTCCGCGAGCAGCTCTCCCTGGTCCTGCACAGCGCCCAGCGGCGCGGCCGCGCACCCGACCACATCCTGATGTCAGGCGGACCCGGGCTGGGCAAGACCACCCTGGCCATGATCATCGCCGGTGAGCTCGGTGTACCCCTGCGCATCTCCTCCGGTCCGGCCATCGAGCGCTCCGGTGACCTGGCCGCCGTGCTCTCCACCCTCCAGGAGGGCGAGGTCCTGTTCCTGGACGAGATCCACCGGATGGCCCGCCCCGCCGAGGAGATGCTCTACGTCGCCATGGAGGACTTCCGGGTCGACGTGGTCGTGGGCAAGGGCCCCGGCGCCACGGCGATCCCCATCGAGATCGCGCCCTTCACCCTGGTCGGCGCCACCACCCGGGCCGGGATGCTGCCCGCGCCGCTGCGCGACCGCTTCGGCTTCACCGCGCACATGGACTTCTACCGGCCCGACGAGCTGGAGCTGATCCTGCACCGCTCGGCCGGCCTGCTCGGCGCGCCCATCGAGGACGACGCCGCCCGCGAGATCGCCGGACGCTCCCGAGGCACGCCCCGGATCGCCAACCGACTGCTGCGCCGCGTGCGCGACTACGCCGAGGTGCGCGGCGACGGTCGGCTCACCCTGGACACCGCGCGCGCCGCGCTGCGCCTGTACGAGGTCGACGAGCTGGGTATGGACCGCCTCGACCGCGCCATCCTCGACGTCCTCCTGCGCCGTTTCCGGGGCGGGCCCGTGGGCCTGTCCACCCTGGCGGTGTCGGTGGGGGAGGAGGCCGAGACCGTGGAGGTCGTCGCCGAGCCCTTCCTCGTCCGCTCCGGTTTCCTGGCCCGCACCCCGCGCGGGCGCGTGGCCACCCCGCAGGCGTGGGCGCACATGGGGCTGACCCCGCCTCCGGACGCGGCCTTCGGCGCGGCGGCCGCCGCCGGCGCCCCCGGCTCCAACGGCTCCAACGGCGCCGCCCAGCCCTGA
- a CDS encoding J domain-containing protein, with protein sequence MSTADDFDTALGELDMSDYPMALFGPLPRDGSPLPPAATAAYRRLARLLHPDRAPEGRTAEATRAFAKLTGLWSAYRDTAEGGPGLDEVTLTAKTHTYHLHRGADPLAAGDIADLHGARYRDGGTWREAVLKLPRSHHDNDLVNAEANALRRLRERVPERARAFHPELIEQIRHRDAATGVERRGNVLARLRGFHSLADVRRAYPDGVDPRDAAWMWRRLLVAVGSASRAGVVHGAVVPEHVLIHPEAHGLVLVDWCYSVTSAAAHTAPHIPAMVAHRKDLYPEEVLDRAPAVPATDIHMATRCIEHVTAGRLPRPLNTFALGCTLPRPQRRPYDGIRLLAELDEALERVFGPRRFRPFHMPA encoded by the coding sequence ATGAGCACCGCCGACGACTTCGACACCGCACTGGGGGAACTGGACATGTCGGACTACCCCATGGCGCTGTTCGGTCCCCTGCCACGCGACGGCTCACCCCTGCCCCCGGCCGCCACCGCCGCCTACCGGCGCCTGGCCCGCCTGCTCCACCCCGACCGCGCACCGGAGGGCCGCACGGCGGAGGCCACCAGGGCCTTCGCCAAGCTGACCGGTCTCTGGTCGGCCTACCGCGACACCGCCGAGGGCGGCCCGGGCCTGGACGAGGTCACCCTCACCGCGAAGACGCACACCTACCACCTGCACCGGGGCGCCGACCCGCTGGCCGCGGGCGACATCGCCGACCTGCACGGCGCCCGCTACCGGGACGGCGGCACCTGGCGGGAGGCGGTGCTCAAACTGCCGCGCTCACACCACGACAACGACCTGGTGAACGCCGAGGCGAACGCCCTGCGCCGCCTGCGCGAGCGAGTGCCCGAGCGGGCACGCGCGTTCCACCCCGAGCTCATCGAGCAGATCCGCCACCGCGACGCCGCCACCGGCGTGGAGCGGCGCGGCAACGTGCTCGCCCGGCTGCGCGGATTCCACAGTCTGGCCGACGTCCGCCGTGCCTACCCCGACGGAGTCGACCCGCGCGACGCGGCGTGGATGTGGCGGCGCCTGCTGGTCGCGGTGGGCAGCGCGAGCCGGGCCGGGGTCGTGCACGGCGCCGTGGTGCCCGAACACGTACTGATCCACCCCGAAGCACACGGCCTGGTGCTCGTGGACTGGTGTTACTCGGTGACCTCGGCCGCCGCGCACACCGCGCCGCACATCCCGGCCATGGTGGCCCACCGCAAGGACCTGTACCCCGAGGAGGTGCTGGACCGCGCACCCGCCGTGCCCGCCACCGACATCCACATGGCGACCCGGTGCATCGAACACGTGACCGCCGGGCGCCTGCCCCGACCGCTGAACACGTTCGCCCTCGGCTGCACCCTGCCCCGGCCCCAGCGCCGGCCCTACGACGGCATCCGCCTCCTGGCCGAACTCGACGAGGCGCTGGAGCGGGTGTTCGGCCCGCGCCGGTTCCGCCCCTTCCACATGCCCGCCTGA
- a CDS encoding nitroreductase/quinone reductase family protein, whose amino-acid sequence MVNEPTKRFEMTRLRRTANAVISNFVKYGVCPPEMHLLTTRGRRSGFLRTIPISVLDSDRGRCLVAPYGEVDWVRNLRKDGFATLRQGGWIELISVRELEPEEAAPLLKEYLQHPRAAVVGPYFETPPEAPDEAFVEEAAGHPVFAIVRSTTIRI is encoded by the coding sequence ATGGTCAACGAACCGACGAAGCGGTTCGAGATGACGCGGTTGCGGCGTACGGCCAATGCCGTCATCAGCAACTTCGTCAAGTACGGGGTGTGCCCGCCCGAGATGCACCTGCTCACCACGCGGGGGCGCAGGTCCGGGTTCCTGCGCACCATCCCGATCAGCGTCCTGGACAGCGATCGCGGCCGCTGCCTGGTCGCCCCCTACGGGGAGGTGGACTGGGTGCGCAACCTGCGCAAGGACGGGTTCGCCACCCTGCGCCAGGGCGGCTGGATCGAGCTCATCAGCGTCCGGGAGCTGGAGCCCGAGGAGGCGGCTCCGCTGCTGAAGGAGTACCTGCAGCACCCGAGGGCGGCCGTGGTGGGACCGTACTTCGAGACCCCGCCGGAGGCACCGGACGAGGCGTTCGTGGAGGAGGCCGCCGGGCACCCGGTGTTCGCGATCGTGCGGTCCACCACGATCCGGATCTGA
- a CDS encoding NUDIX domain-containing protein, with the protein MTDERTPRRDDGERRFLDDYDPAAYAPAAVTVDVVALTIRSGVPHVLLMRRSARPQLGWWALPGGFVRAQDGPEGPADPDLPDAALRVLSHKTPLPTEIHLEQLGTYGAIDRDPRMRVISVAYVLLAPDLPDPDTGADEAAWIPWSALGHGVGDSGPGGRAAIELAFDHARIVADAVERARSKLEYTALATAFLPPEFTITALREVYAAVWGRPLHGANFHRKILATPGFVEDTGRLADRGGSGGGRRARLYRPGGAAFLHPPLLRGAP; encoded by the coding sequence GTGACCGACGAGCGGACACCACGGCGGGACGACGGCGAACGCCGCTTCCTGGACGACTACGACCCCGCTGCCTACGCACCGGCCGCGGTCACCGTGGACGTCGTCGCCCTCACCATCCGCAGCGGTGTCCCCCACGTGCTGCTGATGCGCCGGTCGGCGCGCCCACAGCTCGGCTGGTGGGCCCTGCCCGGCGGGTTCGTCCGGGCGCAGGACGGCCCGGAGGGCCCCGCCGACCCCGACCTGCCCGACGCGGCCCTGCGCGTGCTGTCGCACAAGACCCCGCTGCCCACCGAGATCCACCTCGAACAACTGGGCACCTACGGCGCGATCGACCGCGACCCGCGCATGCGCGTGATCTCCGTGGCCTACGTGCTCCTGGCCCCCGACCTGCCCGACCCGGACACCGGCGCCGACGAGGCCGCGTGGATCCCCTGGTCCGCGCTCGGCCACGGCGTCGGCGACAGCGGCCCCGGCGGCCGTGCCGCGATCGAACTCGCCTTCGACCACGCGCGCATCGTCGCCGACGCGGTCGAGCGCGCCCGCTCCAAGCTGGAGTACACGGCTCTGGCCACCGCCTTCCTGCCTCCCGAGTTCACGATCACCGCTCTGCGCGAGGTCTACGCGGCCGTGTGGGGACGCCCACTGCACGGGGCCAACTTCCACCGCAAGATCCTCGCCACCCCGGGGTTCGTCGAGGACACCGGCCGCCTGGCCGACCGGGGCGGATCCGGCGGCGGCCGCCGCGCCCGGCTGTACCGGCCCGGCGGCGCCGCCTTCCTGCACCCGCCGCTGCTGCGCGGCGCCCCCTGA
- a CDS encoding adenylosuccinate synthetase — translation MNRARGPWADEHAIVVDLGFGDAGKGVNVDLLCARGRYGAVVRANGGAQAAHNVVTPDGRHHTFAQFGSGTLAPGGPVPTHLSHLAVVDPFALAAEARHLSELGIADPFALVTVDRRALLSTPWHQAANRARERARGTDRHGSCGMGVGETMAYALAHPQDAPTAGDCAHPARLRRKLRLLADHLAQVAGSGQEGAGGEGAEEPPNLEECVAAYAAFAQRVRLVDEDHLAHLLAAAPVVFEGAQGVLLDEWHRFHPYTTWSTTTTANPLALLAEAGRPGQARRIGVVRTYTTRHGAGPLVAEDPALGAVLPEPHNGTHPWQGPFRVGHFDLVAHRYALAATGGVDSLAVTHADAPDRVRAATGAGPLWCTAYTDPADAPLVIAPRAVPDLVHQERATAALMAARPVLEAIPDEPVAAIGDALGLPVEAVFSGPTREDARVPSRVRPSSAAGAARGRAPSPQTTVR, via the coding sequence GTGAACCGGGCACGCGGCCCGTGGGCCGACGAGCACGCGATCGTCGTCGACCTCGGCTTCGGCGACGCCGGCAAGGGCGTGAACGTCGACCTGTTGTGCGCACGGGGGCGCTACGGCGCCGTCGTGCGCGCCAACGGCGGCGCCCAGGCCGCGCACAACGTGGTCACGCCGGACGGACGACACCACACGTTCGCCCAGTTCGGGTCGGGAACCCTGGCACCGGGCGGGCCCGTGCCCACCCACCTGTCGCACCTGGCGGTCGTGGACCCGTTCGCGCTGGCCGCCGAGGCGCGGCACCTGTCGGAGCTCGGGATCGCCGACCCGTTCGCCCTGGTCACCGTGGACCGGCGCGCGCTCCTCAGCACCCCCTGGCACCAGGCGGCCAACCGGGCCCGCGAGAGGGCCCGCGGCACCGACCGCCACGGCTCGTGCGGGATGGGCGTGGGCGAGACCATGGCCTACGCCCTCGCCCACCCGCAGGACGCACCGACCGCCGGAGACTGCGCGCACCCGGCCCGCCTGCGCCGCAAGCTGCGCCTGCTGGCCGACCACCTCGCCCAGGTGGCGGGCTCCGGGCAGGAGGGCGCCGGCGGGGAGGGCGCCGAGGAGCCGCCGAACCTGGAGGAGTGCGTGGCGGCCTACGCGGCATTCGCGCAGCGGGTGCGGCTGGTCGACGAGGACCACCTCGCGCACCTGCTCGCCGCGGCACCGGTGGTGTTCGAGGGAGCCCAGGGCGTGCTGTTGGACGAGTGGCACCGGTTCCACCCCTACACCACCTGGTCCACGACGACCACGGCCAATCCGCTGGCGCTGCTGGCCGAGGCCGGCCGGCCCGGACAGGCACGCCGGATCGGGGTCGTGCGCACCTACACCACGCGCCACGGCGCCGGGCCGCTGGTGGCCGAGGACCCCGCCCTCGGGGCGGTCCTGCCCGAACCGCACAACGGGACCCACCCGTGGCAGGGACCGTTCCGGGTCGGCCACTTCGACCTCGTGGCCCACCGGTACGCGCTGGCGGCCACCGGCGGCGTGGACTCGCTGGCGGTCACGCACGCCGACGCCCCGGACCGGGTCCGGGCGGCCACCGGTGCCGGGCCGCTGTGGTGCACGGCCTACACGGACCCCGCCGACGCGCCGTTGGTGATCGCTCCTCGGGCCGTGCCGGACCTGGTCCACCAGGAGCGTGCGACCGCCGCGCTCATGGCGGCCCGGCCGGTGCTGGAGGCGATACCGGACGAGCCCGTGGCGGCGATCGGCGACGCCCTGGGGCTGCCGGTGGAGGCGGTGTTCTCCGGCCCGACGAGGGAGGACGCGCGCGTCCCGTCCCGTGTCCGACCGTCTTCGGCGGCCGGCGCCGCCCGGGGGCGTGCGCCGTCTCCTCAGACCACGGTCAGGTGA
- a CDS encoding acyl-CoA dehydrogenase family protein codes for MSDSQRRPAAPDPHDFLAVDATLSDTERDVRDAVRGFATRELLPNVADWFEAGTLPDPRGLAKAFGDLGVLGMHLEGYGCGGSSAVAYGLACRELEAVDSGLRSFVSVQGSLAMAAIHKYGSEEHKERWLPRMAAGDAIGCFGLTEPDSGSDPGSMRTRARRDGSDWVLDGTKMWITNGSVADVAVVWAATDDGIRGFVVPTDTPGFSANVIHRKLSLRASITAELVLEGVRLPGDAVLPLSKGLGSPLSCLNEARFGIVWGAAGAARACYEAALEYGLTREQFGRPIAGFQLTQRKLADMVVDVNHANMTALRIGRLKDAGECHHNHVSFGKFSCVAAAQRVAAAARSVHGANGITLEYPVMRHMVNLETVATYEGTEEIHALSIGQAVTGLSAFR; via the coding sequence ATGAGCGACTCCCAGCGCAGGCCCGCCGCCCCGGACCCGCACGACTTCCTGGCCGTGGACGCCACGCTCTCCGACACCGAACGCGACGTCCGCGACGCCGTGCGGGGCTTCGCCACCCGCGAGCTGCTGCCGAACGTGGCGGACTGGTTCGAGGCCGGGACGCTGCCCGACCCGCGGGGCCTGGCCAAGGCCTTCGGCGACCTCGGCGTGCTGGGCATGCACCTGGAGGGCTACGGCTGCGGCGGCTCCAGCGCGGTCGCCTACGGTCTGGCCTGCCGCGAGCTGGAGGCGGTCGACTCGGGCCTGCGCAGCTTCGTGTCCGTGCAGGGCTCCCTGGCCATGGCCGCCATCCACAAGTACGGCTCCGAGGAGCACAAGGAGCGGTGGCTGCCGCGCATGGCCGCCGGCGACGCCATCGGCTGCTTCGGCCTGACCGAGCCCGACTCCGGTTCCGACCCCGGCTCCATGCGCACCCGCGCCCGCCGCGACGGCTCCGACTGGGTGCTCGACGGCACCAAGATGTGGATCACCAACGGCTCGGTCGCAGACGTGGCCGTGGTGTGGGCCGCCACCGACGACGGCATCCGCGGGTTCGTGGTGCCCACCGACACCCCCGGCTTCTCCGCCAACGTCATCCACAGGAAGCTGTCCCTGCGCGCCTCGATCACCGCCGAACTGGTGCTGGAGGGCGTGCGGCTGCCCGGCGACGCGGTGCTGCCGCTGTCCAAGGGGCTGGGCTCGCCCCTGTCGTGCCTGAACGAGGCCCGCTTCGGCATCGTGTGGGGCGCGGCCGGAGCCGCGCGCGCGTGCTACGAGGCGGCGCTGGAGTACGGGCTCACCCGCGAGCAGTTCGGGCGGCCGATCGCCGGCTTCCAGCTCACCCAGCGCAAACTCGCCGACATGGTCGTGGACGTCAACCACGCGAACATGACGGCGCTGCGGATCGGCCGGCTCAAGGACGCCGGTGAGTGCCACCACAACCACGTCAGCTTCGGCAAGTTCTCGTGCGTGGCCGCCGCCCAGCGGGTGGCCGCCGCCGCCCGCTCCGTGCACGGCGCCAACGGCATCACGCTGGAGTACCCGGTGATGCGGCACATGGTGAACCTGGAGACGGTCGCCACCTACGAGGGCACCGAGGAGATCCACGCGCTGAGCATCGGCCAGGCGGTCACCGGCCTCTCCGCCTTCCGGTGA
- a CDS encoding adenine phosphoribosyltransferase: MSTFAADAAPDLELIRSRIRDVPDFPEPGILFKDITPLLNDRHALAVTVAGLAAPFRDAGVDHVIGLEARGFIFGAPVALELGAGFVPARKAGKLPSGTIGRAYDLEYGTATVEIHADALHPGSRVLIVDDVLATGGTGRAAVELVRKAGGTVVGFSVLMELAALQGREKLPDVEPHCLLSV; encoded by the coding sequence ATGTCCACCTTCGCCGCCGACGCCGCACCGGACCTGGAGCTCATCCGGTCCCGCATCCGAGACGTGCCCGACTTCCCCGAGCCCGGCATCCTGTTCAAGGACATCACGCCGCTGCTCAACGACCGGCACGCGCTCGCAGTGACCGTGGCCGGGCTCGCCGCGCCCTTCCGCGACGCCGGTGTCGACCACGTCATCGGACTGGAGGCGCGCGGGTTCATCTTCGGCGCCCCCGTCGCCCTGGAACTGGGCGCGGGCTTCGTCCCGGCGCGCAAAGCCGGGAAACTGCCCTCAGGGACCATCGGTCGGGCCTATGATCTGGAGTACGGGACCGCGACCGTCGAAATCCACGCTGACGCGCTCCACCCCGGCAGCCGTGTGCTCATCGTCGACGACGTGCTCGCGACCGGAGGCACCGGACGAGCCGCGGTGGAACTCGTCCGCAAGGCGGGTGGTACGGTCGTGGGATTCTCCGTCCTGATGGAACTCGCCGCGCTCCAGGGGCGCGAGAAGCTGCCCGACGTGGAGCCGCACTGCCTCCTCTCGGTCTGA
- the ruvA gene encoding Holliday junction branch migration protein RuvA: protein MIAFLTGRVAARGAGTAVIDVGGVGMTVQCTPAALSRLHVGETGTVATSLVVREESLTLFGFADDEEKHMFEQVQTASGVGPRLALAMMSVHSPASLRHAVATEDTAALTRVPGIGKKGAQRIVLELAGKLEGPVLTDGTLPGTTGPEPDSGPDGAWRGQVVSGLVNLGWSAKDAETAASAVAAEAEHTSDVAVLLRSALRRLSRA, encoded by the coding sequence ATGATCGCGTTCCTCACCGGCCGCGTGGCCGCACGCGGCGCAGGCACCGCCGTGATCGACGTCGGCGGGGTCGGCATGACCGTCCAGTGCACGCCCGCCGCCCTGTCGCGCCTGCACGTGGGCGAGACCGGCACCGTCGCCACCAGCCTCGTCGTCCGCGAGGAGTCCCTGACGCTCTTCGGGTTCGCCGACGACGAGGAGAAGCACATGTTCGAGCAGGTCCAGACCGCCTCCGGGGTCGGCCCCCGGCTGGCTCTGGCCATGATGTCGGTGCACAGCCCGGCCAGCCTGCGCCACGCGGTGGCCACCGAGGACACCGCGGCTCTGACGCGGGTGCCCGGGATCGGCAAGAAGGGCGCCCAGCGCATCGTGCTGGAGCTGGCGGGCAAGCTCGAAGGACCGGTCCTCACCGACGGCACCCTGCCCGGCACGACCGGGCCGGAGCCCGACTCCGGTCCCGACGGCGCCTGGCGCGGACAGGTGGTCTCCGGCCTGGTCAACCTCGGCTGGTCGGCCAAGGACGCCGAGACCGCCGCCTCCGCGGTGGCCGCCGAGGCCGAGCACACCTCCGATGTCGCCGTCCTGCTGCGCAGCGCCCTGCGCAGGCTCAGCCGCGCCTAG
- the yajC gene encoding preprotein translocase subunit YajC: MILPFLLILLVFWLLFWRPNQKRRQQETQMQAALVPGVEVMTKAGIFATVVEIHDTDVLLEISPGTRIRMLKAGIGEVITPAADDTPVEDRPDFGDDDKPQS, encoded by the coding sequence ATGATCCTGCCGTTCCTGCTCATCCTGCTGGTGTTCTGGCTGCTGTTCTGGCGGCCGAACCAGAAGCGGCGCCAGCAGGAGACCCAGATGCAGGCGGCCCTCGTGCCCGGCGTCGAGGTCATGACCAAGGCCGGCATCTTCGCCACGGTCGTGGAGATCCACGACACCGACGTGCTGCTGGAGATCTCTCCCGGTACCCGCATCCGGATGCTCAAGGCCGGTATCGGCGAGGTCATCACCCCGGCGGCCGACGACACCCCGGTGGAGGACCGCCCCGACTTCGGGGACGACGACAAGCCCCAGAGCTGA
- a CDS encoding bifunctional (p)ppGpp synthetase/guanosine-3',5'-bis(diphosphate) 3'-pyrophosphohydrolase → MNPVLEPLIKTVRATHPKVDVRLIERAYEVAAHHHREQKRKSGDPYITHPLAVATILAELGMQEATLAAALLHDTVEDTEYSLDELRADFGDEIAELVDGVTKLDKVKYGEATQAETVRKMVVAMARDIRVLVIKLCDRLHNMRTLRYLPSKAKREKKARETLEIFAPLAHRLGMNTIKWELEDLAFATLYPKRFDEIARLVSERAPRRDVYLQEVIEAVSADLRESKLKATVRGRPKHYYSIYQKMIARNCGFDEIYDLIAVRVLVDSVRDCYAALGTIHARWNPVPGRFKDYIAMPKFNMYQSLHTTVIGPSGNPVELQIRTRAMHRRAEYGIAAHWKYKEDRSSGSEPKAKGTTDMQWLRQLIDWQQETKDPGEFLESLRFDLSVQEVFVFTPQGDVISLPQGATAVDFAYAVHTEVGHRTVGARINGRLVPLENELHNGEAVEILTSKDPDAGPSRDWLNFVKSARARNKIRHWFTKERREAAIEQGKDEIAKVMRKQELPVKRMFSGEALIALARDLRYPDLDSLYAAVGEHQVSAQNVVSKLVDSMGGLESHTEDIAESALPGRTAVRRSKTGNPGVVVEGDADVWVRLSKCCTPVPGDDIVGFVTRGNGVSVHRADCVNAKTLDTERMVAVQWRPTEDSMFLVALQVEALDRSRLLSDITRVLSDQHVNILSATVQTSRDRVAQSRFTFEMADPAHLGSVLRSVRGVDGVYDVYRVRN, encoded by the coding sequence ATGAACCCGGTGCTCGAACCACTGATCAAGACCGTGCGTGCCACCCATCCGAAGGTGGACGTGCGGCTGATCGAGCGCGCCTACGAGGTCGCCGCGCACCACCACCGCGAGCAGAAGCGCAAGAGCGGCGACCCCTACATCACCCACCCGCTGGCCGTGGCGACCATCCTCGCCGAACTGGGCATGCAGGAGGCCACCCTGGCCGCCGCCCTGCTGCACGACACCGTCGAGGACACCGAGTACTCGCTGGACGAGCTGCGAGCCGACTTCGGCGACGAGATCGCCGAGCTCGTCGACGGCGTGACCAAACTGGACAAGGTCAAGTACGGCGAGGCCACCCAGGCCGAGACCGTCCGCAAGATGGTCGTGGCCATGGCCCGCGACATCCGCGTCCTGGTCATCAAACTGTGCGACCGCCTGCACAACATGCGGACCCTGCGCTACCTCCCATCGAAGGCCAAACGTGAGAAGAAGGCCCGCGAGACGCTGGAGATCTTCGCCCCGCTCGCCCACCGGCTGGGCATGAACACCATCAAGTGGGAGCTGGAGGACCTGGCCTTCGCCACCCTCTACCCCAAGCGCTTCGACGAGATCGCCCGCCTGGTGTCCGAGCGCGCCCCCCGGCGCGACGTCTACCTGCAGGAGGTCATCGAGGCGGTCTCGGCGGACCTGCGCGAGTCCAAGCTCAAGGCGACCGTGCGCGGGCGGCCCAAGCACTACTACTCGATCTACCAGAAGATGATCGCCCGCAACTGCGGCTTCGACGAGATCTACGACCTCATAGCCGTACGGGTCCTGGTGGACAGCGTCCGCGACTGCTACGCGGCCCTGGGAACCATCCACGCGCGGTGGAACCCCGTGCCGGGGCGGTTCAAGGACTACATCGCGATGCCCAAGTTCAACATGTACCAGTCGTTGCACACGACGGTCATCGGTCCCTCGGGCAACCCGGTCGAACTGCAGATCCGCACCCGCGCCATGCACCGACGCGCCGAGTACGGCATCGCCGCGCACTGGAAGTACAAGGAGGACCGCTCCAGCGGCTCCGAGCCCAAGGCCAAGGGCACCACCGACATGCAGTGGCTGCGCCAGCTCATCGACTGGCAGCAGGAGACCAAGGATCCCGGCGAGTTCCTGGAGTCGCTGCGCTTCGACCTGTCGGTACAGGAGGTGTTCGTCTTCACCCCCCAGGGCGACGTCATCTCACTGCCCCAGGGCGCCACCGCCGTGGACTTCGCCTACGCCGTGCACACCGAGGTCGGCCACCGCACGGTCGGCGCGCGGATCAACGGCCGCCTGGTGCCGCTGGAGAACGAGCTGCACAACGGCGAGGCCGTGGAGATCCTCACCTCCAAGGACCCCGACGCCGGGCCCAGCCGCGACTGGCTGAACTTCGTCAAGAGCGCCCGCGCCCGCAACAAGATCCGGCACTGGTTCACCAAGGAGCGCCGCGAGGCCGCGATCGAGCAGGGCAAGGACGAGATCGCCAAGGTCATGCGCAAGCAGGAGCTCCCTGTCAAGCGCATGTTCAGCGGCGAAGCGCTCATCGCCCTGGCCAGGGACCTGCGCTATCCGGACCTGGACTCGCTGTACGCGGCGGTGGGCGAGCACCAGGTGAGCGCGCAGAACGTGGTGTCCAAGCTGGTGGACTCCATGGGCGGGCTGGAGAGCCACACCGAGGACATCGCCGAGTCCGCGCTGCCCGGCAGGACCGCCGTCCGCCGGAGCAAGACGGGCAACCCGGGCGTGGTGGTCGAGGGCGACGCCGACGTGTGGGTGCGCCTGTCCAAGTGCTGTACCCCGGTGCCCGGGGACGACATCGTCGGCTTCGTCACCCGCGGCAACGGGGTGTCCGTGCACCGCGCGGACTGCGTGAACGCCAAGACCCTGGACACCGAGCGCATGGTCGCGGTGCAGTGGCGGCCGACCGAGGACTCGATGTTCCTGGTGGCTCTGCAGGTGGAGGCCCTGGACCGGTCCCGGCTGCTGTCGGACATCACCCGGGTGCTCTCCGACCAGCACGTGAACATCCTGTCCGCGACCGTGCAGACCAGCCGTGACCGCGTGGCGCAGAGCCGGTTCACCTTCGAGATGGCCGATCCCGCCCACCTGGGGAGCGTGCTGCGGTCGGTGCGCGGCGTCGACGGGGTCTACGACGTCTACCGCGTGCGCAACTGA
- the ruvC gene encoding crossover junction endodeoxyribonuclease RuvC, with translation MRVVGIDPGLTRCGVGAVEGAIGRPLTLLGAEAVRTSPDDDLPQRLVAIERGIDAWLDLHRPDAVAVERVFAQHNLSTVMGTAQASGIALVCAARRGLPVALHTPSEAKAAITGSGRADKAQVGHMVARILRLDSPPKPADAADAVALAVCHIWRGGAQARVAQAQQDFARKVELARQARGR, from the coding sequence GTGCGCGTGGTGGGGATCGACCCAGGACTCACCCGGTGCGGTGTCGGAGCCGTCGAAGGCGCCATCGGCCGCCCGTTGACCCTGCTCGGAGCCGAGGCCGTCCGGACCAGTCCCGACGACGACCTCCCCCAGCGCCTCGTGGCCATCGAACGCGGCATCGACGCCTGGCTCGACCTCCACAGGCCCGACGCCGTGGCCGTCGAGCGGGTCTTCGCCCAGCACAATCTCAGCACGGTCATGGGCACCGCCCAGGCCAGCGGCATCGCCCTGGTCTGCGCCGCCAGGCGCGGGCTGCCCGTCGCCCTGCACACGCCCAGCGAGGCCAAGGCCGCCATCACCGGCAGCGGACGCGCGGACAAGGCGCAGGTCGGGCACATGGTCGCGCGTATCCTCAGACTCGACTCACCCCCCAAGCCCGCCGACGCGGCCGACGCCGTCGCCCTGGCCGTCTGCCACATCTGGCGCGGCGGCGCCCAGGCCCGCGTGGCCCAGGCACAGCAGGACTTCGCCCGCAAGGTCGAACTGGCCCGCCAGGCGCGGGGCCGGTGA